One Chiloscyllium plagiosum isolate BGI_BamShark_2017 chromosome 14, ASM401019v2, whole genome shotgun sequence genomic region harbors:
- the higd2a gene encoding HIG1 domain family member 2A, mitochondrial gives MTLFPALTKDLGMKSFSAASVLDLTKPPDIEGFTPFPKPKEEGFQEKFIRKTKENPFVPIGMLGTAGALTYGLIAFKHGKTRQSQLLMRARIFAQGFTVAAILVGVVATAMKRKV, from the exons ATGACCTTATTCCCGGCTCTGACAAAAGATCTTGGGATGAAGTCGTTTTCTGCAGCGTCGGTGCTCGATTTAACGAAGCCTCCGGATATTGAGGGTTTTACTCCATTCCCCAAACCCAAGGAGGAAGGTTTTCAAGAAAAGTTCATAAGGAAAACGAAAGAAAACCCGTTCGTTCCAATCG gaATGTTGGGCACAGCAGGTGCTCTTACCTACGGTTTGATCGCCTTTAAACATGGCAAGACACGACAATCTCAGCTGTTAATGCGAGCACGTATCTTTGCCCAAGGTTTCACTGTTGCTGCTATCTTGGTGGGTGTGGTAGCTACCGCAATGAAGCGCAAGGTCTAA